In Lolium perenne isolate Kyuss_39 chromosome 5, Kyuss_2.0, whole genome shotgun sequence, the sequence tccccggcaacggcgccagaaaagtgcttgatgtctacgttccctccTTTcacgtagacagtgttgggcctccaagagcagaggtttgtagaacagcagcaagttttcccttaagtggatcacccaaggtttatcgaactcgaggaggaagaggtcaaagatatccctctcatgcaaccctgcaaccacaaagcaagaagtctcttgtgtccccaacacacctaataggtgcactagttcggcgaagagatagtgaaatacaggtggtataaatatatatgagcagtagcaacggtgccagaaaatagcttgctggcgtgtagttgatggtggtagtattgcagcagtagtaacacagtaaaacagtaaacaagcagtagtaacacagcagtatttaggaacaaggcctagggattagactttcactagtggacactctcaacattgatcacataacagaatagataaatgcatactctacacttttgttggatgatgaacgcattgcgtaggattacacgaaccctcaatgccggagttaacaagctccacaatttgttcatatttaagtaaccttatagtgtaagatagatcaacagattaaaccaagtactaacatagcatgcacactgtcaccttcatgcatatgtaggaggaatagatcacatcaatattatcatagcaatagttaacttcgcaatctacaagagatcatgatcatagcataaaccaagtactaacacggtgcacacactgtcacctttacacacgtgcaggaggaataggactactttaataacattgctagagtagcacatagatgaatagtgatacaaaactcatatgaatctcaatcatgtaaagcagctcatgagattattgtattgaggtacatggaagagagattaaccacatagctaccggtacagccccgagcctcgatggagaactactccctcctcatgggagcagcagcggtgatgaagatggcggtgaagacggcagcggtgtcgatggagaagccttccgggggcacttccccgttccggcagcgtgccggaacagagactcctgtcccccagatcttggcctcgcgatggcggcggctctggaaggtttctgtggttttcgtcgaacgcatcagggtttctgatccaggggctttatataggcgaagaggcggcgcaggagggctgacaggggggccaaactatagggcggcgcggccccccctctggccgcgccagcctgtagtttggtgggcctgtggcccccctctgacctctctggtgtgttctggatgcttccggggattctaagatctttggcgttgatttcgtccgattccgagaatatttcgttactaggatttctgaaaccaaaaacagcagaaaacaggaactggcacttcggcatcttgttaataggttagttccagaaaatgcacgaatatgacataaagtgtgcataaaacatgtagataacatcaataatgtggcatggaacataagaaattatcgatacgtcggagacgtatcaaccagccGTGAGAATTTTATAATGTTGACGCATTATGttatgttgtgattcaaattcatatAAACGCGACTAAATACGGATGAGCGGAGCGAGGCTCGTCTCCATGAAGCTTACAAGTATTAAAATACATCGTGTTATCCCCCCCTCGCGCGGTACAAATGTTAGGATATGGTACGTTGTATGTGGTTTGGGTGAGTCGATACATGCATAATCctgataaaaatgatattggaAGGTTGTTCAGCGGATTTTCAAATACCTTCGAGCCCCATTCAATGCTTGTTTATAATTTTGGAAGACTAGTGAGAAACTCGTTAGCTATGTGGATTCAGAGTTTGCTGTCAATTTGAATATGAGGAGATCTCTCACATATTACGTGTTTGTTGTTGGTGAATATGTTGTGAGTAGGAAGGCAACACTGCAACAAgttgttgctcaatctactactgAGGCTAATCATGGCATCGTGGTTAGGGGTGGACACAAAGCTCAAGGCTCGAGGCTCGGCTCGAGCTCGATAAGGCTCGGCTCGGGCTCGACTCGGCTCGAAGGTTAGACAAGCCAAGCCTAAACCTTTCGATCAAGGCTCGAGGCTCGACAAGCCTGCTCGATGAAGCTTGCAAGCCGGCTCGAAAGCTCGACGGAATAAAAAAAATCACCATGTTCCTTTGCAAAAAATGTAACATTTCACAATTATAGACAACAattgaatacatccataacattgtATAAGTAGTTTCAGTAATCTTTGGTGTTGTTCAGATCATCAGGTGTGAGATGCATTGTACGTTTCAAATTTCAGATTTGCTCTACTTGTTATATGATCTGGAAGTGCAAATTTTCTAAAGCTGCTAGCTCGTACTGCACTCACAACGAGGAAGAGCTACCATACATCCCCAGGATCTGAACAACATTCCGATACAAGAAGTAAGAGTATCAGACAGGCCCACGATTTGAATCTAGTTATGGCCTAAACCTAGTATAAAATAATATATTTCCGGTGAAGTAAAATTGGTAAAGACAGCATATACGAATGATAATGTAAACGCAGACTAATTACACTAATCTTGTGAGTGTGCAGGGTTGTCCTAGAGGACAGAGTTAAGGAAGTAGCAAAGGGAAAGAGGAGAAAGGTGCGTTGGACTGTGGGGGTAGCAGGCTCACGAGCCGCTCGAGCCGAGCTGCGAGCTCGACGAGCCGAGCCACAAGCCTAAGTTTTGGGAAAAATTATGTGGCAAGCCGAGCCAGGCTTGGCTCGAAATTGTCCGAGCCTGACCGAGCCGAGCCACGAGCCGGTTTGGCTCGGCTCGATTCCACCCCTAATCGTGGTTTTAGTTCACAtttaaactaaactaaactaaaacaaTGTCACTTGTTATGGATCAAAAGGAGTATTAAAGAATATCTATCGAAAGAGAAATTATCATCGAAGAAATATGTGTCATTGAAGAATTACTATTAGAGTTAAAGATTTGTATGAAAAAATAGATGCCTGAAAACTACGTACAAAATTATTGAAGAAAATATTTGTCGAAAATTATTGCAGAAAATTTGCGTTTTCACTGTTCATCGGGTATTTACCATCGAAAAATTACCACCAAATAATGGGTGGCAGAAATACTGAAGGAAACTAGTTATTTATGCTTTTACGGTAGGGAAGGCCCCCATTGCgtcctttttattttctattgaAGGATATGGATATGTAAAAGTAGGAGACTCATGTTATGTTGTTAATGTTGAAGGGTACTGTTCAGGGCACAAATATATGTTATTGCTTGAGCTAAAACCACGTCGTGTATTATGGAAAGGAGGAAGTAGTAAAGAATTACTATACACGCTATTGAAGAATTACTATTAGAGTTAGGGATTTGTATCAGAAAAATTACTGCTAGATAATACCGTAGAAAGTTACTGAAGAAGATAACCGTCGGAACGACTGCCGAAAATTAGCGTTGATCATTGTTCATTGCGGTATTTACTATCGAAAACACAACCAAATAATTACTGCCAGCAATATTGTAGCGATTGTTACTGGCTTTTTACTCTTCACGGTACAGTTCATGCGCTACATTGAATATTTAATAGTACCCAAACGCTTGTGGTTGTTCTATTTCTTGTGACTTTAATATAGGTAGATATATGTATTTAGGTTTCCTCTAAATCTCGCATCAGGGACTAATACAATTATAGTATAGAAAATAAACGtaatcataaacatgaaaatataATAATAAAGTTTTTTTTATTGCATCTAGGTCATAATACCAACATACCACGGCTTCATGCCATTTCATCTTGTTGACTGAGGTTGGTGCACAGTGGGAGTTGCAACTGGAAAAAAGTGGGATTTTCTAAAAGTAATCCTCTTTTCCCTATGTCTCTCATATTCCAATTGCGAGGACATCATGAGTCTGTCGAAAGGACCCTTAACTTGGGTTTCCATGGTGCCTTTCACTCCTGTCATCGCCCATCAATAAACTCACACATACACAATTTTTTGTCACGTGGCGTTGGTCACATCAGAACTTTGTGTGCGAGCATTGATCGGAAGGCCCAACATTTAGGCCAAAGACGTTCTAAAATGTCAGGTTTCATGGTTCTCATGCATGAGGCTTATCCGTATTAGTTGCTGAGTGGTTTCAAAATTGCAAGTACATGATGagtatatgcatatgttgcaatTCTAAGGATCAAAAGATTGAAGGTGGTAGTCAAGCAGATGCAACATTGTATCATAATTGAGATTTGGTGGTGCTACTTTAGTATAGGGACTGAAGTTACGAGGTGAAAACCCTTGATCCAACCTTTGTCGGTCATACCTAACAATGGAGGTGTTTCGACATCGTTATCTTCTTGAAAGCATTACACGTATTTTGATTAACCCTTCTCTTAAGGGTGAAAACTCGTGAACTAGTATTTAATTGGATTGGGCTGTCATTACCTTTTTGAAGGAGTTGCATTTAGAGAACCTTCTCGCATCTCTGTGTTGACAGTGCAATGCTTGATGTCGATGATGGTTATCATGTGACTTAAATCATATGCTTTTAATAATTCATTGTGTGGATTCTCGATGTCCCGAATTGCTGCTGTTGATGATTATTTAAAGAAAGGTATTTTTGTGCAAAAAAAAGGTATACTCaatattttattaattttaatATATTACCATTTATCTACAACATTGACCACCATCATTTGTCATCTCTTATTTGTTGAGCCTTATTGCAAATACTATATATTGGTACCGTAGCACACTAGCAGTCACCCGGACGGAATTACATCTGCTGGACTGGAAAAAATGTCAAGTCAAACTCGTGGGCAGTCTATCTTCTTTGGTGTGATGATGCCATGTTTGAACATGCTTCACAAGTTTGTTTGAGCCGCTCATGTTTAAAATTAGTCACTCGTaaaaaccttcatattttcttcacCGTGGTTGACCAAAGTGATTAGCATGGCATACAAGCAAACTTAAATTATGATATAGTACTACATTTCACACTATATGATGCCGGCAAAACCATCACAGTACATATCAATGATTCGTCACAAAATACTTTACATGGGCGATTCCAGAAGACTACAGAGAGATATTTTGAAACTAAAAAAATGCTAAACACGAGAGTGGTCCTTTTTCTCTCGGGAGAAGCTACCATAGTTTTTTCCAAAATAtgaccaaaataaaataaaaaacaaaatacTCTCTTCTAGCCATAATAAATGTCGTAATTTTAGTTTAAATATGAACTAAAACCacgacacttattatatatatcggAGAGAGTAATACAAAAGTCGTGTTGTGTGTGATCCAATCAATCCAAACTATCTGTGAAGAATGATCGTGTATTCACTAGTATAGATCGGGCCTTTTAAGGATCCCCGTGATACACGGAAAGCGATTTCCGTGTGTGATGAGAACCAACGCTGACGCTCCAAAATAAGAATTGTGTGTGCAGGCTCCAGTCAGTCTCATGGGCGGACACAACGCACACGGAAAAAGTTCGCGAGGCGTAACACAAAGTTAGCACATGGGAGTATTCGAAAAAACCGTCAACCAAAAAAGATacaatttttttttgagaaacacagtacaaacgcagacgctcacatacacgcgcatacactcactcctatgaacacacacacacatcctacccctatgagcacctctgaAAGACAAAGCCGGCGAATTGGATCTTTAAATTGACGAAGTCGACAGGATTGAAGGAGTGATAGTTCTCCTTTATCACCTCAGTATTTCAATACCATCACATTCGGATATACAAGCGGCCGGTTGTGAACTCCCTGCAATTATATAGCCTTTATGCGATGTTCTAAGTTCAATAAAGTGCCACTtatatttttttttatctctgCATATTTGATGAGATATACAACCATATCTATGTGCACTTAGGATGTTGTTAATGTGTAATCCATGCCGTGCATATTGTGTAAAACAAGTGGTGCAAACCGGATCAGCAGTGTTAAgaatttattgtgtaaaaccaTCGGTTCAAACGCAGTCTTCCGCTCTCTCAATCTTGCTATGTTGGCAAAACGAATTTTGATGTGGATAAACGAATCACAATTTTCATTTGCGAGGGTGCTGCGTGCGAAATATTTGTCTCATGGAGATATCTTGATAGCGGGGCCAAATGTTGGATCTTGTTTCGTCTGGCAAAATATTTTAGCTAGTTtggcggaaattcaattcggctcctgggtgcgtatgctccctatatCAAAAACTTATATTTCGAGTTGTCaaaaaaatttaacaaaaaattctacatgtacatatcCATAATACATgtgcattcgtcaagtttcacgaaaaataattttttttgtggtctatgtaaaaaagagaaaatttatcttgtaaaaaccattatttttagcactgagttttgttttttttacacacgtcacatgacaagtccattttttatgtagcaactttgtgagcgcgtagcacgtgaagatgtacgtgcgaatttttcgtttcaatttttttgaaattcaaaatatgtgtaagataaatttcaaaatagagggagcatatgctcccatgttccaaaacaccactcccgtgcTTTTAAGATAAGATATTTGTGGAGAGTAGCCGATTGAGAGAAGATAAATATTTGGCGGGACCCGTAAATTCCCAGTAGTTCAAACAAGATGCCTATTTCACCAGTTGGAGATTTAGTCTATGCAAAAAAAAATGCGAATTTTCAATCTCTTAAAGTGCATATGAGCACGTGCTAGAGACTTCTCTTTCCTATTCTCTCCCCTTCAACTAAGCATGAATATATTATTTTATCTCTTGTAACCAGCTGACtgaaccttattgtacttgctcttaaatCTTTGAATACTTCATTGATGGGACCTCACAAAGCACAAAGCATGGCAGGTACACCATCCTTTATGGATATCACTCTCAATGGAGACACTAATTCGTAGCTGCTTTTGGCTAGCTTGGTTTTTCAGGTGGCTCGGCTCTAAATCCTGGGTGGAAGGTGTGTTGGAAACTTAATATTCCAGGCAAGGAAAAAAAACTTTATTAATTTAGCGCCCATTACATGGCATTTTTTCTCTCAAATGTATTCTGGCAAAAGGACATATCGGCATGTCTAGCGAATGCCCAATATGTCAACAGGGTCATGAGGATGTGCTACACCTTTTGTTCAAATGTCCTTTGGCCCACGACCTCTTCCTATATATCCATGCGAAAGGAAACAATTCAAGTGGTATGATGGTATCTATGGTGGATCCGATGTTGCCGAACTCATAATGAGGATGTGCTCACCCTTCATCAGTGTAAGATGTCAATCCTGTCTGTTACAGTTAATGTAGCTTTTGTATCTAAACCACATGGTATTGGTAATGACGCGAGATGGGTTAGACCTGAACCTCATCACATCAAGCTCAATGTCGATGCCTCCTTCCATTCGTATCAAAGTGAGGCTATACTAGTGTGGACGACGGATAGGCTTCAAAAAAGAGGTTGGCCTAATTGTAGGCTATGCAAGCTTTGTAATCAAGTGCAAGAGTCGGCGGACCACCTTCTCTTCAAGTGTCGGTTCACCGTTAGAGTTTGGTCATCTTTAAAAACTTGGCTTGGCCTACATGATGTTGAACCAAGGGATTGGCAAGTAATGAGCACGGTGAAAGAATGGTGGCTTGAAGGCGTCCACAAGAGAGGGCAATCGAGAAGGGCAATGGCTTCGTTTGCCATGTTGGTTTCATGAGAAATTTGGAAAAAAAGAAACACCCGTGTCTTCCGCAACACTTTCATGCTAGTTACGAAAATTAAAGATGAGGCGGCAATGTGGTGCCTAGCCGGGGCAAAAGCATTGAGTAGCGTTATGCCGCGAGAGTAGGCTTTTTATATATCAGCTTGGCTATGGTTAAGCTTGGTTTGTAAGACTTCTAAAAACCCTTCTCCTTAATCAATAAAAATGGCAAATCTTTTGCCTTGTTTAAAAAAAATATACTGGTGCATTACTTCGGGGCTATAAAGGTCGTTTTATAGTGGCATCTACTATTTGTTTTACCaaatgttgcttcaacacctatgGCAGAAGCCATATCAATGAAAGATGGATTATAACTCGCAAATAAAGTTGGTTGATGGAACAAATCAAATTGCTATCATGGCCGATTGTGTAGACTTGGCGTTTTCTATAGGTAACGTGGATCACTGTCCGAGGTAAGCAAATAAAGTGGCTAATGAGCTAGCGAAAGAGTATTGTCATGTTCGATTTTCTCGTAGTTTTTTTTTTTAGAGAAACGTGTGCTTTATTGATCAAATAATCATAATGTCATTACAAATAGCCTCGCGGATGCAATCCGGAGAAacaccacgccacacagaactagGAAAACTAGCACACGATCTAGCTAAAATATGAGCTGCAACATTCAAACTGCGGTAGACATGACGGAACTCACAAGAGGAGAAGGTCATAGCCAACCGCTTGATATCTTCTATCACCGGTCCAAACAACGATCTGTCGACAGTGGTAGATATCAGGCGTTGAATCACCGATAGACAATCAGAGCCGACGATAACTTTGGAGAAGCCTTCTTCCTGGGCAAAAAGGATCGCTAGACGCAGGGCTTGAGCTTCCGCAAGCTCAGGTATAATAACCTCCTCATAGATATCCCCGCAAGCTGCAAGGCATGAGCCATTGTGGTCTCGGATTACTACACCGGCCCCCATTTGCCTGGAAGACGCAAAGATAGCTGCATCGACGTTGATCAACACAGACCCTGCCGGCGGTGGAGTCCATTTAAACCGGGATGAAGAGGACGAGATCCCTACTCTCTTTTTTTTTGCCGAACCAACTTATAAACAACTAAGCATATGTGGTGATTAATAAACTCACATCCGAGTTCTACTTATTCCTTACAAGAAACTGTACTGCACCCGCATGGGCAGCTGGTTCCTTGTTGACTCGACTTGTGTAGTGCTGCTACATGATTAGATAAGCAATGCGGTCAAATGCGAGAGTTGTAAACAGCGTGCCTGATACTCCTGTTATGTAGACAAATTAATTAAGACACAGCTAGCGTTAGCTCGTGAGTATCTACCGAACCAAGAGAAGGCACAAGAGTCAAGAGTCTAAACTGGTCAGAGACTGCTGGACCTAACCTACCTTGGAGTATGAATGACTCTTAACCAATCCTTTATTTAGGTATATTTACATTGTATTGAGTATTGTATCTTTGTCCCATTCTACACGTTACTGGCTTTGTCTCTCCACCCAATCTCATCATCAATCTAATGTTACAATATGGTGAGTAGAGCAACTTGTTTATCGTCTGTGGCGACTATTCCTCTTCTTTTTCTACCTACTGTCTGCCGTGTCCGCGCATAACCAAAGATGAAAGATGGCATACGCCCTTGACCAGGACCGCTAAGTGCCACGTTGGCGCCATGATGCAGAGTCTCGTCGACGCCACGTCATGGGAGCTGAATCGTGCCGTGTCACGTAGACCTGAACTATCTTGGCAATGACGTGTCCCGCAACGAATCGTTCAGCTGCGAGCCGCCGGTAGTCGACGCCGCCGACCACCCAGCGGACTCCAACGTGGCGTGGGCCGGCATGGCGTGCCCCCTCCCGTAGAGCCGCAGGAAGCCGAGCCCGCCGACGCGgggctccggcggcggcgcgcttcctTCCAGCACGCGCACCACCGCGGCCATGCTCGGCCGATGCGCGGGGTCCTCGTGCAGGCAGCACAGCGCGAGACGCACGACGCGCGCCGCCTCGGCCTCGCTCACCCGCCCCTCCACCCTCGGGTCCACGAGGTCCAGGTATCTCCCCTGCTCGTGGAGCTCCAGCGCCACCATCGGGAAGTACTCGTCGGCGCCAGCGCCGGTGCCGCCGCCGCTCAGCGTCGAAGACGTCATCGCGCTGCTATCACCGGACGGGGACGGGAAGGCCGAGTGATCGCCGCTGCCGTCGCCCACAACGGCGCCACCCTGCTCGCCACGGTTCTTCCTCCCGCGCACCAGCTCCAGCAGCACCATGCCGAAGCTGTACACGTCGGCGCGGTCCGATATGGCCGCGTTGCTGAGCCACTCGGGCGCGAGGTACCCGCGGGTGCCGCGCATGGTGGTGAAGATCGCCGAGTGCTCCGGCGACATCAGCTTCGCGAGCCCGAAGTCGGAGACCTTCACCTGCCCGCCGTGCGCCAGCAGGATGTTCTCCGGCTTCACGTCGCAGTGCACGATCTTCTGGTCGCACCCGGTGTGCAGGTACGCCAGCCCGCGCGCCGCGCCGAGGGCCACCTCCATGCGCTCCCCCCACTCCAGCGCCGGCCCGGCCCCGCCGAACAGCGACCGGTCCAGCGAGCTGCGGTCCATGTACTCGTACACGAGCAGCCGGCGCGAACCCTCCGCGCAGAAGCCGCGGAGGCGGACGAGGTTCACGTGCCGGATGTTGCCGATGACGGCGATCTCCGTGCAGAACTCCCGCTTCGCCTGCACGCCCACGGCCTCCAGCTTCTTCACCGCGACGTGCCCCTCGCCGCCTGGAAGCTCCCCTTTGTACACGGAGCCGAACCCGCCGGAGCCGATCTTTGTCTCGAAGCTCCCGGTCATCGACGCGATCTCCGCGTAGCTGAACCGCGCCGGCATGCCCGGTATGACGATGCCGTCGTCGTCAGGATCTTCGTCGTCCCTGCTGTCCCTCGATCGCGGATTATGATTCGTCAACTGATTCCGAACGGAGTTCTTGGCCTTCCCTTTCTTCCCGTTCTTCCCCGCCTTCCACCTCCGCCGCACCAAGTACCCTACCATCAGGGCGATGAGAAGAAACACGGCAATGGACGGCAGTATGATGGGTAAAGCGCGCTTCACCGACGTATCTTTATGTTCGTCGTTTGAAGCTCTGGGCGCCTGATTGAACACCTTGATGTATCCCAACGGCGATGTAGCGCGAGTGGTCGAGTGGAGCGAGCCGAGCAGCCTTCCTCCGAGCACGTAGCAAGTCATGGCGGAGTCGTCGTGGAAGTAGCCGAGACACGTGCAGTTGGCGGTGCAGAGGGCGCGGCACGCTGTGCTGTTGATGCGGGTCCTCGTGGGATCGTCGAATCTGGTCGAGAAGTAGGCGATCTTCGCCATGAGTGGGAGGTACGAAGCAGGGGTCGACGCGCTGCCGTTGCTCCCGCACGAGGCCGGCGACGCGAGCGCGCTGCCGTCCCCCGGCGTGCACGCGCCGGTGGCCGACGCGGCGAAGAGCGGCGGGCACGTGCAGCTGGAGCTGTTGCCGGCCTCGGCGCAGAGCCCGAGGGAGGCGCACGGCCGCGGGAGGTCGCAGTCGCCGCCGGGCGCCACGAAGTCGCCCCCGAGCGGCGCCGAGGAGTTGAGCAGCGCGTAGCTCGTGATGCGCAGCCGCCCGTCAGAGTCTAACTTGAGCACGCGGAACTCCGCCGGCGCGAGGATCACGCGGAACACCAGCGCGCCGTCGGCGGCGCGCAGGAACAGCCCCGACGCGTTGAAGGACATGGACGCCGCGGCGGCGTTGCGGTCCTTGAACGAGCGGCCGTCGTTGGAGAGCCGCCAGTACGTAGACCCCTGCCACGCCAGCGCGACGTCCGACGCGGACACGGCCAGGCGGTAGTCCCCCTGGCCGAGGTCGTTGGGGCTCCTCGCGGACGTGAGGTACGcgccggcgggcagcggctggcCCGGGAGCAGCGCGTCGGTGGCTTCGTCGAAGGACTGCCACAGCGTGGCGTTCTGGGCGTCCAGGAGCTGCAGGTTCCCGTCGTCCCGCAGGCGGAGCGCCACGACGGGCGCCCGTGGGGTAGCTGAC encodes:
- the LOC127301816 gene encoding G-type lectin S-receptor-like serine/threonine-protein kinase At5g35370, which encodes MPRLPPPAAPRSLLAWACLLLLLLPARAADAGPLKKELLHPDFIASSFDHIDNNGGAFLESANGAFRAALHNPGKQQDSFYLAVLHAPTGTPVWSANRDAPTGSSGRVQLTARGLAVTDADGATVLWSATPRAPVVALRLRDDGNLQLLDAQNATLWQSFDEATDALLPGQPLPAGAYLTSARSPNDLGQGDYRLAVSASDVALAWQGSTYWRLSNDGRSFKDRNAAAASMSFNASGLFLRAADGALVFRVILAPAEFRVLKLDSDGRLRITSYALLNSSAPLGGDFVAPGGDCDLPRPCASLGLCAEAGNSSSCTCPPLFAASATGACTPGDGSALASPASCGSNGSASTPASYLPLMAKIAYFSTRFDDPTRTRINSTACRALCTANCTCLGYFHDDSAMTCYVLGGRLLGSLHSTTRATSPLGYIKVFNQAPRASNDEHKDTSVKRALPIILPSIAVFLLIALMVGYLVRRRWKAGKNGKKGKAKNSVRNQLTNHNPRSRDSRDDEDPDDDGIVIPGMPARFSYAEIASMTGSFETKIGSGGFGSVYKGELPGGEGHVAVKKLEAVGVQAKREFCTEIAVIGNIRHVNLVRLRGFCAEGSRRLLVYEYMDRSSLDRSLFGGAGPALEWGERMEVALGAARGLAYLHTGCDQKIVHCDVKPENILLAHGGQVKVSDFGLAKLMSPEHSAIFTTMRGTRGYLAPEWLSNAAISDRADVYSFGMVLLELVRGRKNRGEQGGAVVGDGSGDHSAFPSPSGDSSAMTSSTLSGGGTGAGADEYFPMVALELHEQGRYLDLVDPRVEGRVSEAEAARVVRLALCCLHEDPAHRPSMAAVVRVLEGSAPPPEPRVGGLGFLRLYGRGHAMPAHATLESAGWSAASTTGGSQLNDSLRDTSLPR